The Caulobacter sp. FWC26 genome contains a region encoding:
- a CDS encoding Lrp/AsnC family transcriptional regulator → MSDQRKDLDRIDIKILALLQRQGRVTKAAMGELVGLSASRCWERMKRLEKSRIIRGYHAEVDLGRLAKLSTFIVQVKLTDYSYAKARTFEAGIVGLPNVIGCQAVLGDVDYLVTIAAFSIEHYQAIMERMLDTLNVSFDYVTLPVTKTLKGDGDLDLPALLATSQDLEA, encoded by the coding sequence ATGAGCGATCAGCGCAAGGACCTCGACCGGATCGACATCAAGATCCTGGCCCTGCTGCAGCGCCAGGGCCGGGTCACCAAGGCCGCGATGGGCGAGCTGGTCGGACTGTCGGCGTCGCGCTGCTGGGAGCGGATGAAGCGGCTGGAGAAGTCGAGGATCATCCGCGGCTATCACGCCGAGGTCGACTTGGGGCGGCTGGCCAAGCTCTCGACCTTCATCGTGCAGGTCAAGCTGACCGACTACTCCTACGCCAAGGCCAGGACGTTCGAGGCCGGGATCGTCGGTCTGCCCAACGTCATCGGCTGTCAGGCGGTGCTGGGCGACGTCGACTATCTGGTCACGATCGCCGCCTTCAGCATCGAGCACTACCAAGCGATCATGGAGCGCATGCTCGACACGCTGAACGTCTCATTCGACTACGTGACCCTGCCGGTCACCAAGACCCTCAAGGGCGACGGCGACCTTGATCTGCCGGCGCTTCTGGCCACAAGCCAGGACCTGGAGGCCTGA
- a CDS encoding amidohydrolase family protein has product MRLSLFGLTLGLVCLLGSSALASTLIVRAKVVDGSGAPARAVSVRIDKDRIVAVGKLKPKPGEAVVDAKGLILAPGFIDAHSHHDRQAEATPDMAMLTAQGVTTIVVGQDGFSALPLKAYFDQLATAPLSVNVASYTGHGSLRARAMGQDYKRAATSAEMAAMNADLTQDMRAGSLGLSTGLEYDPGIYGPPEEVVALARTAAAGGGRYISHLRSEDVKLDAAIDEIIAIGRETKAPVQISHLKIGIVDRWGEAPKILAKLDAARAQGVNITADVYPYSYWQSNLSVLLPERNFEDRAAARFALTKLTTPDGLRIAVFAPDPSLVGKTIAQIAAERGADPVETYLTLTRQSEAYMAAHLDLERADAVIGSAMSEADIAAFVAWKHSVICSDGMTHGLHPRGFGAFAKVLRLYVREQRLLTLEQAVHKMSAQTAAQLGIAERGTIAPGFHADLVLFDPAKIADRSDVDHPNALATGVSTVWVNGAVVFDNGASTTARPGQVVRRAGWRSDG; this is encoded by the coding sequence ATGAGACTGTCCCTTTTCGGTTTGACCCTGGGCCTCGTTTGCCTGCTCGGGTCGAGCGCCCTGGCCTCGACGCTGATCGTCCGCGCCAAGGTGGTGGACGGGTCGGGCGCGCCGGCGCGCGCCGTCAGCGTCCGGATCGACAAGGACCGCATCGTCGCGGTCGGCAAGCTCAAGCCCAAGCCGGGCGAGGCGGTCGTCGACGCCAAGGGGTTGATCCTGGCGCCGGGCTTCATCGACGCGCACAGCCACCATGACCGGCAGGCCGAGGCGACGCCGGACATGGCGATGCTGACCGCCCAGGGCGTGACCACCATCGTGGTGGGACAGGACGGTTTTTCCGCCCTGCCGCTGAAGGCCTATTTCGACCAGCTGGCGACCGCGCCCCTGTCCGTCAATGTCGCCTCCTACACCGGCCACGGCAGCCTTCGCGCCAGGGCCATGGGCCAGGACTACAAGCGCGCGGCGACGTCGGCCGAGATGGCGGCCATGAACGCCGACCTGACCCAGGACATGCGCGCCGGTTCGCTGGGGCTGTCCACCGGCCTGGAATACGATCCCGGAATCTACGGTCCGCCAGAGGAGGTGGTGGCCCTGGCCAGAACGGCGGCCGCTGGCGGCGGGCGCTATATCAGCCACCTGCGCAGCGAGGACGTGAAGCTGGATGCGGCGATCGACGAGATCATCGCGATCGGTCGCGAAACCAAGGCGCCGGTTCAGATCTCCCACCTGAAGATCGGCATCGTCGACCGCTGGGGCGAAGCGCCCAAGATCCTCGCCAAGCTGGACGCCGCGCGCGCTCAGGGCGTCAACATCACCGCCGACGTCTATCCCTACAGCTATTGGCAGAGCAATCTGTCGGTCCTGTTGCCGGAGCGGAACTTCGAAGACCGAGCCGCCGCGCGGTTCGCCCTGACCAAGCTGACCACGCCGGATGGCCTGCGCATCGCGGTTTTCGCGCCGGATCCTTCCCTGGTGGGCAAGACCATCGCCCAGATCGCGGCCGAGCGCGGGGCCGATCCGGTCGAAACCTATCTGACCCTGACTCGCCAGTCGGAGGCCTATATGGCCGCGCATCTGGACCTCGAGCGCGCGGACGCCGTGATCGGCTCCGCCATGTCCGAGGCCGACATCGCAGCGTTCGTCGCCTGGAAGCATTCCGTGATCTGCTCGGACGGCATGACCCACGGCCTGCATCCGCGCGGGTTCGGCGCCTTCGCCAAGGTTCTGCGGCTCTATGTGCGGGAGCAGCGTCTGCTGACCCTGGAGCAGGCGGTCCACAAGATGTCCGCCCAGACGGCCGCCCAGCTCGGCATCGCCGAACGCGGAACCATCGCGCCGGGCTTTCACGCCGATCTCGTACTGTTCGATCCCGCGAAGATCGCCGACCGGTCGGACGTCGACCACCCCAACGCCCTGGCGACGGGGGTCAGCACGGTCTGGGTCAACGGCGCCGTCGTCTTCGACAACGGCGCCTCGACCACCGCGCGGCCTGGCCAGGTCGTTCGGCGCGCCGGATGGCGGTCGGACGGTTAG
- a CDS encoding 2-oxoadipate dioxygenase/decarboxylase family protein yields the protein MSHLSTLVASVLGQTAAATILDVLEIAPVLASETDGPVSRGVFAMALNATLFHDVMNRVPLGAAYVTERRAAGHRVLFDHGALRTIDFGDGPTGALPGGHLAFARLLTPLGYAVADVYPLDRLKMTGRAYAHLDLPEAIPQFFVSELHVQRFSPAFQVIAHAVFDASTDPLGPAARAALEAFSATGACDLDQARAALPEVIAAFARTHGPLRLEHYEALKAESAEAAWIATEGQAFNHATDRVPDVQAVSDAQKALGRPIKDAVEISGSGRVRQTAFKAQPVKRVFVTDAGEESRIVPGSFHEFISRDRFVDEHGVERLDLRFDSGNAQGIFKMTEAA from the coding sequence ATGTCGCACCTTTCCACCCTCGTCGCCTCGGTCCTGGGCCAGACGGCGGCCGCCACCATCCTGGACGTCCTGGAGATCGCGCCCGTCCTGGCTTCGGAGACCGACGGACCGGTCTCGCGTGGGGTGTTCGCCATGGCCCTGAACGCGACGTTGTTTCATGACGTGATGAACCGCGTGCCGCTGGGCGCGGCCTATGTGACCGAGCGACGGGCCGCAGGCCATCGCGTCCTGTTCGACCACGGCGCTCTGCGCACCATCGACTTCGGCGACGGCCCGACGGGCGCCCTGCCCGGCGGACACCTGGCCTTCGCCCGTCTCCTGACGCCCCTCGGCTACGCCGTGGCGGACGTCTATCCGCTGGATCGGCTGAAGATGACCGGCCGGGCCTACGCTCACCTCGACCTGCCCGAAGCGATCCCGCAGTTCTTCGTCAGCGAGCTGCATGTCCAACGCTTCTCGCCGGCCTTCCAGGTCATCGCCCACGCCGTGTTCGACGCATCGACCGATCCGCTCGGCCCGGCGGCCAGGGCGGCCCTGGAGGCTTTCTCGGCCACGGGCGCGTGCGATCTGGATCAGGCGCGCGCCGCTCTTCCCGAAGTGATCGCCGCCTTCGCCCGCACCCACGGTCCGCTGCGGCTGGAGCACTACGAGGCGCTGAAGGCGGAATCGGCCGAGGCCGCCTGGATCGCCACCGAGGGCCAGGCCTTCAATCACGCCACCGATCGCGTCCCCGACGTCCAGGCGGTGTCGGACGCCCAGAAGGCCCTGGGCCGGCCGATCAAGGACGCCGTCGAAATTTCCGGTTCGGGCCGCGTGCGCCAGACCGCCTTCAAGGCTCAGCCGGTCAAGCGCGTCTTCGTCACCGACGCGGGCGAGGAAAGCCGAATCGTGCCGGGCTCTTTCCACGAGTTCATCAGCCGCGATCGGTTCGTCGACGAACACGGCGTCGAGCGGCTGGACCTGCGCTTCGACAGCGGCAACGCCCAGGGCATCTTCAAGATGACGGAAGCGGCCTAA
- a CDS encoding aldehyde dehydrogenase family protein, whose amino-acid sequence MTTLPSAIADARALLTRLGVDPAALDGGALAARSPVTGEVLARLREHSAGEAAQVIETAHQAFLAWRKVPAPRRGELVRLLGEELRAAKDNLAALVTLEAGKVTSEGLGEVQEMIDICDYATGLSRQLFGLTLATERPSHRMMETWHPLGVVGVISAFNFPVAVWSWNAALAFVCGDAVVWKPSEKTPLTALAVQALFEKARAKFGPDAPDGLSSLLIGGRAVGEALVDHPKVPLVSATGSTAMGRQVGPRLAARFARALLELGGNNAAIVAPSADLDLTLRGVAFAAMGTAGQRCTTLRRLFVHDSVYDAFVPRLKAAYASVPVGDPRAGGVLVGPLVDKAAFDAMQDALEQARAAGGAITGGARVDIAGPDAFYAAPALVEIDHQAEIVRHETFAPILYVMRYSELDEAIAAQNDVAQGLSSSIFTLNVREAERFVSSEGSDCGIANVNIGPSGAEIGGAFGGEKETGGGREAGSDSWKAYMRRATNTINYGTTLPLAQGVTFDV is encoded by the coding sequence ATGACCACCTTGCCTTCCGCCATCGCCGACGCCCGCGCCCTGCTGACGCGTCTGGGCGTCGACCCCGCCGCCCTGGACGGCGGCGCCCTGGCCGCTCGCTCGCCGGTCACCGGCGAGGTGCTGGCGCGTCTGCGCGAGCATAGCGCCGGCGAGGCCGCGCAGGTCATCGAGACGGCCCATCAGGCCTTCCTGGCTTGGCGAAAGGTCCCCGCCCCGCGCCGGGGCGAGCTGGTCCGCCTGCTGGGCGAAGAACTGCGCGCGGCCAAGGACAACCTGGCCGCCCTCGTCACCCTGGAAGCCGGCAAGGTCACGTCCGAGGGCCTGGGCGAGGTGCAGGAGATGATCGACATCTGCGACTACGCCACGGGCCTGTCGCGCCAGCTGTTCGGCCTGACCCTGGCCACCGAGCGTCCGTCGCACCGAATGATGGAGACCTGGCACCCGCTGGGCGTCGTCGGCGTGATCAGCGCCTTCAATTTCCCGGTCGCGGTGTGGTCGTGGAACGCGGCCCTGGCCTTCGTCTGTGGCGACGCCGTGGTCTGGAAACCTTCGGAAAAGACCCCGCTGACGGCCCTGGCCGTCCAGGCCCTGTTCGAGAAGGCCCGCGCCAAGTTCGGTCCGGACGCCCCCGACGGGCTGTCTTCTCTGCTGATCGGCGGCCGCGCCGTGGGCGAGGCCCTGGTCGATCACCCCAAGGTTCCGCTGGTCTCAGCCACGGGCTCCACCGCCATGGGGCGGCAGGTCGGTCCGCGTCTGGCCGCCCGCTTCGCCCGCGCCCTGCTGGAGCTGGGCGGCAACAACGCCGCCATCGTCGCGCCGTCGGCGGACCTGGACCTGACGCTTCGCGGCGTGGCGTTTGCGGCCATGGGCACGGCCGGTCAGCGCTGCACCACCCTGCGTCGACTGTTCGTGCATGACAGCGTGTATGACGCCTTCGTTCCCCGCTTGAAGGCCGCCTATGCCAGCGTGCCCGTCGGCGACCCGCGCGCTGGCGGCGTGTTGGTCGGGCCTTTGGTCGACAAGGCTGCGTTCGACGCCATGCAAGACGCGCTCGAACAGGCTCGCGCGGCCGGCGGCGCAATCACCGGCGGCGCCCGCGTCGACATTGCCGGACCGGACGCCTTCTACGCCGCGCCGGCTCTGGTCGAGATCGATCACCAGGCCGAGATCGTCCGGCACGAGACGTTCGCGCCGATCCTCTATGTCATGCGCTACAGCGAACTGGACGAAGCCATCGCCGCCCAGAACGACGTGGCCCAGGGCCTGTCGTCGTCGATCTTCACGCTGAACGTCCGCGAGGCCGAGCGGTTCGTGTCGAGCGAAGGCAGCGACTGCGGCATCGCGAACGTCAATATCGGTCCCTCGGGCGCCGAGATCGGCGGCGCGTTCGGCGGCGAGAAGGAAACGGGGGGCGGCCGCGAGGCCGGCTCCGACAGCTGGAAGGCCTACATGCGCCGCGCCACCAACACCATCAACTATGGGACCACCCTGCCGCTGGCGCAGGGCGTCACCTTCGACGTCTGA
- a CDS encoding FAD-binding oxidoreductase: MFWPTVSGGSTPPRRPSTSPPDVLAARHLTALEALVGPAGLVSAAADRAAYETPARYAKGLAAAVVRPATTAEVSAVLGYCAREGLAYVPQGANTGLAEGSTPDASGDQLVLSLDRLTAPLEIDPDDRTVTVGAGVRLSTLNAALEPHGLFLPIDLGADPSLGGMAATNTGGARFLRYGDMRRHVLGLEVVLPDAQGTVLTLSHGLRKDNAALALRQLFVGGCGAFGVITRVTVEVHHRPRQTAAALLIPRDLDAVLPLLCAFEAEAGALLTAFEGMSRAAMERAIAHVPSLANPFSGGVPDYAVLVELTRSWSPRDGEASLDDTLQQIAGQLLDRDDAPLADALFGPTARMWALRHALSEGLRASGPVLGFDLSFRRRDLARFRTEALAMLAADFPDYVLCDFGHIADGGIHFNLVGPADPEHRVALREAVLGLAIEGFSASFSGEHGLGRAVQDAYDRFTPRVARDYAASVAAVFGRGSASVRLTPDPSRLSPSQDCR; encoded by the coding sequence ATGTTCTGGCCAACCGTTTCGGGCGGCTCTACGCCCCCTCGTCGGCCGTCGACCTCGCCGCCTGACGTGCTGGCCGCCCGCCACCTGACCGCGCTCGAAGCGCTGGTCGGTCCCGCCGGGCTCGTGTCGGCGGCGGCCGATCGCGCCGCCTATGAGACGCCCGCGCGCTATGCCAAGGGCCTGGCGGCGGCCGTCGTGAGACCGGCGACCACTGCAGAGGTGTCGGCCGTGCTCGGCTACTGCGCCCGCGAGGGCCTGGCCTACGTGCCGCAGGGCGCCAATACCGGGCTGGCCGAAGGGTCGACGCCGGACGCCAGCGGCGACCAGCTGGTGCTGTCTCTGGATCGCCTGACCGCGCCGTTGGAGATCGACCCGGACGACCGCACGGTGACGGTGGGAGCCGGCGTGCGCCTGTCGACCCTGAACGCGGCGCTGGAGCCCCACGGCCTGTTCCTGCCCATCGACCTGGGGGCCGATCCCAGCCTGGGCGGCATGGCCGCCACCAACACCGGCGGCGCCCGGTTCCTGCGCTATGGCGACATGCGCCGTCACGTGCTGGGGCTGGAGGTGGTGCTGCCTGACGCCCAAGGCACGGTGCTTACCTTGTCGCACGGCCTGCGCAAGGACAACGCCGCGCTCGCGCTGCGGCAGCTGTTCGTCGGCGGCTGCGGCGCGTTCGGCGTCATCACCCGGGTCACCGTCGAGGTTCATCACCGGCCCCGCCAGACCGCTGCGGCCCTACTGATCCCGCGGGATCTGGATGCGGTGCTGCCGCTGTTGTGCGCCTTCGAGGCCGAGGCGGGCGCCCTGCTGACCGCGTTCGAGGGCATGTCGCGGGCGGCGATGGAGCGGGCCATCGCCCACGTGCCGTCCCTGGCCAATCCGTTCTCGGGCGGCGTTCCCGACTATGCGGTGCTGGTGGAGCTGACCCGGTCCTGGTCGCCCCGCGACGGCGAGGCCAGCCTGGACGATACGTTGCAGCAGATCGCCGGCCAGTTGCTGGACCGCGACGACGCTCCGCTGGCCGACGCCCTGTTTGGCCCGACGGCCAGGATGTGGGCGCTGCGCCATGCGCTGTCGGAAGGTCTGCGGGCCAGCGGGCCGGTGCTGGGTTTCGACCTTAGCTTCCGCCGTCGCGACCTGGCGCGCTTCCGGACCGAGGCCCTGGCGATGCTGGCCGCCGATTTCCCCGACTACGTCCTTTGCGACTTCGGCCACATCGCCGACGGCGGAATCCACTTCAACCTCGTGGGTCCCGCCGACCCCGAGCACCGTGTGGCCCTGCGAGAGGCGGTCCTTGGTCTCGCCATCGAGGGGTTCTCCGCCAGCTTCAGCGGCGAGCATGGCCTTGGACGCGCCGTTCAGGACGCTTATGACCGCTTCACGCCGCGCGTCGCGCGGGACTATGCCGCCTCCGTCGCCGCCGTGTTCGGGCGTGGGTCGGCCAGTGTCCGACTGACGCCCGATCCTTCTCGCCTTTCGCCTAGCCAGGACTGCCGATGA
- a CDS encoding saccharopine dehydrogenase family protein, which translates to MKEVVVVGGGKIGSMIAEMLAGCGDYAVTVADASAQTLERLETTAPVNKVQVDITDEAALDHLLVGKFAVLSAAPFHLTVAIARAAKTAGAHYLDLTEDVASTRAVKAMAQNAGSAFVPQCGLAPGFIGIAAYDLAQRFDELHDVRMGVGALPKFPSNALNYNLTWSTDGLINEYCEPCEAIVGGVRRETQPLEDREEFALDGVLYEAFNTSGGLGTLCETLDGKVRNLSYRTIRYPGHAALMKALLHDLRLRERRSVLKDILENALPATLQDVVIVFVSVSGLRGGRLMQETYAQKIYGAEIGGRPRSAIQLTTAAGICTVLDLLAEGKLAAAGFVRQEDVALADVLANRFGRLYAPSSAVDLAA; encoded by the coding sequence ATGAAAGAGGTCGTGGTTGTCGGGGGCGGCAAGATCGGGTCGATGATCGCCGAGATGCTGGCTGGGTGCGGCGACTACGCCGTGACGGTCGCCGACGCCAGCGCCCAGACGCTGGAACGCCTGGAAACCACAGCGCCGGTGAACAAGGTCCAGGTCGACATCACCGACGAGGCCGCGCTGGATCACTTGCTGGTCGGAAAGTTCGCGGTGCTGAGCGCCGCGCCCTTCCACCTGACCGTGGCCATCGCCCGCGCGGCCAAGACCGCCGGCGCCCATTACCTTGACCTGACCGAAGACGTGGCGAGCACGCGCGCGGTCAAGGCGATGGCGCAGAACGCGGGCAGCGCCTTCGTGCCGCAATGCGGCCTGGCGCCCGGTTTCATCGGCATCGCGGCCTATGATCTGGCCCAGCGCTTCGACGAACTGCATGACGTGCGCATGGGCGTGGGCGCCTTGCCCAAGTTTCCGTCGAACGCGCTGAACTACAATCTGACCTGGTCGACCGACGGCCTGATCAACGAATACTGCGAGCCTTGCGAGGCCATCGTCGGCGGGGTGCGCCGCGAAACCCAGCCGCTGGAAGACCGGGAGGAATTCGCTCTGGACGGCGTGCTGTACGAGGCCTTCAACACCTCCGGCGGGCTGGGCACGCTGTGCGAGACCCTGGACGGCAAGGTCCGCAACCTCTCTTACCGGACGATCCGCTACCCCGGCCACGCGGCCCTGATGAAGGCGCTGCTGCACGATCTTCGCCTTCGCGAACGGCGCTCGGTCCTGAAGGACATCCTGGAGAACGCCCTGCCCGCCACCTTGCAGGACGTGGTCATTGTCTTCGTCAGCGTCAGCGGCCTGCGCGGCGGGCGGCTGATGCAGGAGACCTACGCCCAGAAGATCTACGGCGCCGAGATCGGCGGCCGGCCGCGCAGCGCGATCCAACTCACCACGGCGGCCGGCATCTGCACGGTTCTGGACCTGCTGGCCGAAGGCAAGCTGGCCGCCGCCGGCTTCGTGCGTCAGGAGGACGTGGCGCTGGCCGATGTTCTGGCCAACCGTTTCGGGCGGCTCTACGCCCCCTCGTCGGCCGTCGACCTCGCCGCCTGA
- a CDS encoding Lrp/AsnC family transcriptional regulator, with protein sequence MTIDMVDQKLLDALRENGRASTADLARRVGRSRTTVQSRIERLERDGVIVGYAVRLAADHAHGAVRAQVMIKVAPKESRAVEAALRAIPEVRVLHSVSGDFDMIAVAATASVARMDEVIDSIGHLPGVERTTSSIILSTKFDR encoded by the coding sequence ATGACGATCGACATGGTCGACCAGAAACTGCTCGACGCCCTGCGCGAGAACGGACGGGCCTCGACCGCCGACCTGGCGCGCCGGGTGGGACGATCGCGCACGACGGTGCAGAGTCGGATCGAACGCCTGGAACGCGACGGAGTGATCGTGGGCTATGCGGTCCGGCTGGCCGCGGACCACGCGCACGGCGCCGTGCGCGCCCAGGTGATGATCAAGGTCGCGCCGAAGGAGAGCCGTGCGGTGGAGGCGGCCCTGCGCGCCATTCCCGAGGTGCGGGTTCTGCATTCGGTCAGCGGCGACTTCGACATGATCGCGGTGGCCGCCACGGCCTCGGTCGCCCGGATGGACGAGGTGATCGACAGCATCGGCCATTTGCCCGGCGTCGAGCGCACGACTTCCTCGATCATCCTGTCGACCAAGTTCGACCGGTAG
- a CDS encoding alpha/beta fold hydrolase, with translation MHKTLSGWGSLTCAVALGAVLAVTPLASRAQEKASAFEPSPEQAALLQRARALGVTDSTSHPAPGGGMVLGGKLEGRQFAVAIPAGWKGDALVFAHGYTLPGTPVDVAEDPLSAGAGGSGIMRFAYQDGLAAGLSAYDKAGMGVKTGATNTSRLRNFLASLGAKKIYVSGSSMGGNIVMALIEQQPRAFAGALAQCGVTDGWEREIGQLTDLRLAYNQLTAGTPYALPGVQDATRSALPIVAAPGQDQDAFMRAQVMTLVAPVVALFMAAEKAPDGPEARIIRQIASIGGFEPDKAAFFYPLVTLGFGADDMRATFGGQIYGNRDKVYRSNEMTPAEIEAFNRKVQRFGADPEAITEARRWRQATGRFQTPLVTIHNRIDSLVPYAQAEGLSRIVAAAGNTAKLLQMAVPAVQSPLPLGGKGYDHCGFTADQIQTGWRALRQWTETGERPRLADY, from the coding sequence ATGCACAAAACCCTTTCCGGCTGGGGAAGCCTGACCTGCGCCGTCGCGCTGGGCGCGGTCCTGGCGGTGACGCCATTGGCCTCTCGTGCGCAGGAAAAGGCCTCGGCCTTCGAGCCCTCGCCCGAACAGGCCGCCCTGCTGCAGAGGGCGCGGGCGCTCGGCGTCACCGACAGCACGTCCCACCCCGCACCCGGAGGGGGCATGGTCCTGGGCGGCAAGCTTGAGGGCCGCCAGTTCGCCGTGGCCATCCCGGCCGGTTGGAAGGGCGACGCCCTGGTCTTCGCGCACGGCTACACCCTCCCCGGAACGCCGGTGGACGTGGCCGAAGACCCGCTGTCCGCCGGCGCCGGCGGCAGCGGGATCATGCGCTTCGCCTATCAGGACGGCCTGGCCGCAGGCCTCAGCGCCTATGACAAGGCCGGCATGGGCGTGAAGACCGGCGCGACGAACACGTCGCGGCTGCGAAACTTCCTGGCGTCCCTGGGGGCGAAGAAGATCTATGTCAGCGGGTCCTCCATGGGCGGCAATATTGTCATGGCGCTGATCGAGCAGCAGCCGCGCGCCTTCGCAGGGGCCCTGGCCCAATGCGGCGTCACCGACGGCTGGGAGCGGGAGATCGGCCAGCTGACCGATCTGCGTCTGGCCTACAATCAGCTGACCGCGGGCACGCCCTACGCCCTGCCCGGCGTGCAGGACGCCACACGTTCGGCCTTGCCCATCGTCGCCGCGCCGGGGCAGGATCAGGACGCTTTCATGCGCGCGCAGGTCATGACGCTGGTAGCGCCCGTCGTCGCCCTGTTCATGGCGGCGGAAAAGGCGCCGGACGGCCCAGAAGCGCGGATCATTCGCCAGATCGCCTCGATCGGCGGCTTCGAACCGGACAAGGCCGCCTTCTTCTATCCGCTCGTGACGCTGGGGTTCGGCGCCGACGACATGCGCGCGACCTTTGGCGGCCAGATCTATGGCAATCGGGACAAGGTCTATCGCAGCAACGAAATGACCCCCGCCGAGATCGAGGCGTTCAATCGCAAGGTCCAGCGCTTCGGCGCCGATCCCGAAGCGATCACGGAGGCCCGCCGCTGGCGTCAGGCGACCGGCCGGTTCCAGACGCCGCTGGTGACCATCCACAATCGCATCGACTCGCTGGTGCCCTATGCCCAAGCCGAGGGCCTGAGCCGCATCGTTGCGGCGGCGGGCAACACCGCCAAGCTGCTGCAGATGGCGGTCCCGGCCGTCCAGTCGCCGCTGCCCCTGGGCGGCAAGGGCTATGACCATTGCGGGTTTACCGCCGATCAGATCCAGACCGGATGGCGGGCTCTGCGCCAATGGACCGAGACCGGCGAGCGACCCCGCCTCGCCGACTATTGA
- a CDS encoding ornithine cyclodeaminase: MKWFGKDAILSAIDPDQAIAAISWAFQDHSSGKVQAIATGHLRFDQPPGDVHVKGAHVDGRPLFAVKVASSFYDNPRRNLPWSTGLMVVFDGHTGVPLGVLSDEGALTDLRTAIAGAIAAKLIAPSHPRRLGVVGAGTQAALQARWIARALGVEAVAIWARDAQKAAALAQTLSTEGVAATAVDDLAVLCRDADLIVTTTPARSPLLGLEVLRPGLRIIAVGADSAGKRELAPELVGAVDLLLVDSRAQCAACGDSAHVTPAPRMVEIGEVLGAGDPPKLPPEATAIADLTGLGAQDAAIAELAWRELTRS; this comes from the coding sequence GTGAAGTGGTTCGGCAAGGACGCCATCCTATCGGCCATCGACCCCGATCAGGCGATCGCGGCCATCAGCTGGGCGTTCCAGGATCATTCCAGCGGCAAGGTCCAGGCGATCGCCACCGGCCATCTGCGGTTCGACCAGCCGCCCGGCGATGTCCATGTCAAAGGCGCGCACGTCGATGGCAGGCCCCTGTTCGCGGTCAAGGTCGCCAGCAGCTTTTACGACAATCCTCGCCGGAACCTGCCGTGGAGCACCGGCCTGATGGTCGTGTTCGACGGTCATACCGGCGTTCCCCTCGGCGTCCTGTCCGATGAAGGCGCGCTGACGGATCTCAGAACCGCCATCGCCGGCGCCATCGCCGCCAAGCTGATCGCGCCGAGCCATCCCCGCCGTCTCGGCGTCGTCGGCGCCGGAACCCAGGCCGCTTTGCAGGCGCGCTGGATCGCCCGCGCGCTTGGCGTCGAAGCCGTCGCGATCTGGGCCCGCGACGCGCAGAAAGCAGCCGCCCTGGCCCAAACGCTGTCGACGGAGGGCGTCGCGGCCACGGCCGTCGATGACTTGGCGGTCCTGTGCCGGGACGCCGACCTGATCGTCACCACGACGCCGGCGCGATCCCCGCTTCTGGGGCTGGAGGTCCTGAGGCCGGGGCTTCGGATCATCGCCGTCGGCGCGGACTCCGCCGGCAAACGCGAGCTCGCGCCGGAACTCGTCGGCGCGGTCGACCTCTTGCTCGTGGATTCTCGGGCGCAATGCGCCGCCTGCGGCGACAGCGCCCATGTGACGCCAGCGCCCCGGATGGTCGAGATCGGCGAGGTGTTGGGCGCGGGCGACCCGCCCAAGCTCCCGCCCGAGGCGACGGCGATCGCCGACCTGACAGGCCTGGGCGCTCAGGACGCCGCCATCGCGGAACTCGCCTGGCGCGAACTCACCAGATCATAA
- a CDS encoding transcriptional regulator produces the protein MQDLPDHQAWTPSLEPHFAVAQGIAALFAPFVEVVVHDLASESVAHIANPMSRRAPGDPSQLDDVRFGADQHLIGPYEKTNWDGRRMKSISIVLREGDTAIGLLCINIDVSAFDQVRRALDGFLGSPPRDENVRALFVHDWHERINGFVTQWCADRKLRISDIDRASRRELIEGLQAMGAFEARRAPAYVARILGVSRATIYNELSALRQDSAPA, from the coding sequence ATGCAAGACCTTCCCGACCATCAGGCCTGGACGCCCTCGCTGGAGCCGCATTTCGCAGTGGCGCAGGGCATCGCGGCGCTGTTCGCCCCCTTCGTCGAGGTGGTCGTGCACGACCTGGCCAGCGAGTCGGTGGCCCACATCGCCAATCCCATGTCTCGCCGCGCGCCCGGAGACCCCTCTCAACTGGACGACGTGCGGTTCGGCGCCGATCAGCACCTGATCGGGCCTTACGAGAAGACCAATTGGGACGGCCGGCGCATGAAGTCGATCTCGATCGTCCTGCGGGAAGGCGACACGGCGATCGGCCTCTTATGCATCAACATCGACGTCTCCGCCTTCGACCAGGTCCGACGCGCCCTGGACGGCTTTCTCGGATCGCCGCCGCGAGACGAGAACGTGCGCGCGCTGTTCGTCCACGACTGGCACGAACGGATCAATGGCTTCGTGACCCAATGGTGCGCCGATCGGAAGCTGCGTATCTCGGACATCGACCGCGCCAGCCGACGCGAGCTCATCGAAGGCCTGCAGGCCATGGGCGCCTTCGAGGCGCGCCGCGCGCCCGCCTATGTCGCCCGGATCCTCGGTGTCAGCCGCGCCACGATCTACAACGAGCTCAGCGCCCTCCGACAGGACTCCGCTCCAGCGTGA